The following coding sequences lie in one Fimbriiglobus ruber genomic window:
- a CDS encoding SEC-C metal-binding domain-containing protein: MDDNSSNKHGLTRAIPEHIKKQIRQDAGYGCVVCGDAIYEYEHIDPEFTEATSHESSRMTILCGRCHGSVTKKIWSKDKIWQAKMRPKCKEVGWSQFELDLCKKFVVEFGSGFFINPIAILIIDGIQVLSIGPPESQKSPPTISAVFCDRDGKEVASIVRNEWRGAADAFDIECKGNKFKIRSEKRQIDLVITFIPPRGVRIDSIDMLFRGVKIRGRQGSPITITTSKCELVFPALPFTIEKTDFCIAVNDHTITMAIDKSFYAPSQYGTNPTAIIVLSGCLEFISYEQASLEGIRFPGMKPGDKIQKITNKSTQPQDMRVAYVYPNPNYRPANLLLPVIFTLNIGRNDLCPCGSGRKYKKCHWNYLR, translated from the coding sequence ATGGACGATAATTCATCAAATAAACATGGGCTCACAAGAGCAATACCAGAGCATATTAAGAAGCAAATACGCCAGGACGCTGGTTATGGGTGCGTCGTTTGTGGTGACGCCATTTATGAGTACGAACACATTGATCCGGAATTCACCGAGGCTACTTCTCATGAATCATCAAGGATGACGATCCTTTGCGGAAGATGCCACGGCAGTGTCACGAAGAAAATCTGGTCAAAGGATAAGATTTGGCAAGCGAAAATGCGGCCGAAATGCAAAGAAGTCGGCTGGTCGCAATTTGAACTTGATCTGTGCAAGAAATTTGTCGTCGAATTTGGCTCAGGCTTTTTTATTAATCCGATAGCTATCCTCATAATTGACGGCATACAAGTACTATCGATCGGTCCTCCAGAATCTCAGAAATCTCCTCCCACTATATCAGCTGTTTTTTGCGACCGAGATGGAAAGGAAGTGGCTTCAATTGTTAGAAACGAATGGAGAGGAGCGGCGGACGCTTTCGATATCGAATGCAAGGGAAACAAGTTTAAAATTCGCAGTGAAAAGAGACAAATCGATCTGGTCATAACATTTATTCCTCCGCGCGGCGTACGAATCGATTCGATTGATATGCTTTTTCGTGGAGTGAAAATACGAGGTCGACAGGGTTCGCCTATTACTATAACGACTTCCAAATGTGAGCTAGTATTTCCTGCGTTGCCATTTACTATCGAAAAAACAGATTTTTGTATCGCCGTCAATGACCATACGATAACTATGGCTATTGATAAGTCATTTTATGCGCCCAGTCAATATGGCACGAACCCGACTGCGATTATCGTTTTGAGCGGTTGCCTTGAATTCATTTCATATGAACAAGCATCGTTAGAAGGTATTCGATTTCCTGGTATGAAGCCAGGCGATAAAATACAGAAGATCACGAATAAATCAACACAGCCCCAAGATATGAGAGTAGCATACGTTTACCCTAACCCAAACTATCGGCCTGCCAATCTGCTTTTGCCAGTTATTTTCACGCTAAATATTGGACGCAACGATCTGTGTCCGTGTGGAAGTGGTAGGAAGTACAAGAAGTGCCATTGGAATTATTTGAGATGA
- a CDS encoding FAD-dependent monooxygenase, protein MTPQVLVVGAGPVGMTMAAELARYGVPVRIVDKAAQRTDKSKALVIWSRTLELFDRAGCSGTFVAAGHKVTAANIVAGQKAIGHVDISVVDSPYPFALMLPQSETERLLEEHLARLGVRVERQVEVASFAKQDHGVTTVFRHADGREETLETDWLIGCDGAHSTVRHGLGLSFLGDTLQSDWMLADVHLSGYPFPESEIATYWHEDGVLVVFPISPGRARVIADIGQSTGALPPQPTLEQTQQLIDRRGPGGMVVSDPIWLTAFRINERKVGDYRSGHVFVVGDAAHVHSPAGGQGMNTGMQDAFNLAWKLALVCRKTCSEKLLDSYSVERSAVGEQVLKAAGRLTAVAIMRNHTAQIVRNVLGHALFGLGPVRRAMANQMAEVSIGYDHSPLNGPAAHGMTGPEPGERVVPVAGQVPAGSGNVPRFALFAEFGSGVTELIKEFAELLDPDLRPPLHTGGMWLVRPDGYVACVARSGDTKAIADYLGALGRGAVICRE, encoded by the coding sequence ATGACGCCGCAAGTTCTGGTCGTTGGCGCCGGACCCGTCGGCATGACGATGGCGGCCGAACTCGCCCGCTACGGCGTCCCGGTCCGGATCGTGGACAAGGCGGCCCAGCGCACGGACAAATCAAAAGCCCTCGTGATCTGGAGCCGCACACTGGAACTGTTCGACCGGGCGGGGTGCAGCGGCACGTTCGTCGCCGCCGGGCACAAGGTCACTGCGGCCAACATTGTCGCGGGTCAAAAAGCCATCGGCCACGTCGACATTTCCGTCGTGGACAGCCCCTACCCGTTCGCTTTGATGCTGCCACAATCGGAAACGGAACGGCTGCTGGAAGAACATCTTGCCCGGCTCGGTGTCCGCGTCGAACGACAGGTCGAAGTCGCTTCCTTCGCGAAACAGGATCACGGCGTCACGACCGTTTTTCGCCACGCGGACGGGCGGGAAGAGACGCTGGAGACGGACTGGCTGATTGGCTGCGACGGCGCCCACAGCACGGTCCGCCACGGCCTCGGCCTGTCGTTCCTGGGCGACACCCTGCAAAGCGACTGGATGCTGGCGGACGTCCATCTGAGCGGGTACCCGTTCCCGGAATCCGAGATCGCGACCTACTGGCACGAAGACGGCGTCCTCGTCGTCTTCCCGATCTCGCCCGGCCGGGCCCGCGTGATTGCCGACATCGGCCAGTCCACCGGAGCCCTGCCCCCACAGCCGACGCTCGAACAAACCCAGCAGCTTATCGACCGCCGCGGTCCCGGCGGCATGGTCGTATCCGACCCGATCTGGCTTACGGCTTTCCGGATCAATGAGCGGAAAGTGGGCGACTACCGGTCCGGGCACGTCTTCGTGGTCGGGGACGCCGCCCACGTCCACAGCCCGGCCGGCGGTCAGGGCATGAACACCGGCATGCAGGACGCCTTCAACCTCGCGTGGAAGCTGGCCCTGGTCTGCCGGAAAACGTGTTCCGAGAAATTGCTCGACAGCTACAGCGTTGAGCGCAGTGCTGTCGGCGAACAGGTCCTCAAAGCCGCGGGCCGTCTGACGGCGGTAGCTATCATGAGGAACCACACCGCTCAAATAGTGCGGAACGTGTTGGGGCACGCTTTGTTCGGGTTGGGGCCGGTCCGCCGGGCGATGGCGAACCAGATGGCGGAAGTCTCCATCGGCTACGACCACAGTCCGCTCAACGGCCCGGCCGCGCACGGGATGACCGGCCCCGAGCCGGGCGAGCGCGTCGTGCCGGTCGCTGGTCAGGTTCCCGCCGGCTCGGGCAACGTCCCGCGATTCGCGCTGTTTGCCGAGTTCGGCAGCGGCGTAACGGAGCTAATCAAAGAGTTCGCAGAGCTGCTCGATCCCGATCTTCGGCCGCCACTGCACACCGGCGGAATGTGGCTGGTTCGCCCGGACGGGTACGTGGCGTGCGTGGCCCGGAGCGGAGACACGAAAGCGATCGCCGATTACTTGGGTGCGCTTGGGCGTGGTGCGGTGATTTGCCGCGAATGA
- a CDS encoding DEAD/DEAH box helicase, whose protein sequence is MRLNPTNPDEPPVLLTPVDPSPVALSLFSATGAPAGRRAAWGAAEDSDAASELVDLIASPDAIPLRRFDDPLTVSLKDSRLLSQAPWVRTLGRVEMTVTTEGWKFPSPPPEFDKPPARPEKPVVEGRQVVDLPTLPDPNDPEAKKKERVRTRPTSDTVLFKDRLLYLLQPPLDGLFDGRQLEVPFEPFPYQLEGIAFLMPRHGALLADEMGLGKTAQSILALRLLFHQGIIKSGLLIAPKPLIHNWSRELKLWAPDLPFEVFPSDPELRKTAWFVSNCPLKLINYEALTRDSDVINDPRVHFDVVLLDEAQRIKNYGSRTAQVVRSVRRTRSWALSGTPIENHPDDLINIFAFVDPGRVPADTPPKQLAALTNDSILRRTKDDVQSDMPPKMIKDLEVELLPAQRSAYDLAEKDGVIRLNELGDTINVQHVFQLVMRLKQICNFDPLTGESAKLVQLVQDMEEVVANGRKAIIFSQWVEPLLVIEKALAAYGPLQYHGRIPTQQRTPILDRFKADPTKHVLLMSYGSGSVGLNLQFTNYVFLFDRWWNPAIEDQAINRAHRIGQKYPVTVTRFLTENTIEKRIADVLEAKRKVFNDLIAQADKPSSIGLNEDEIFGLFDIRARPKR, encoded by the coding sequence GTGCGGCTTAACCCGACCAACCCCGACGAACCGCCCGTCCTGCTCACCCCGGTCGACCCGTCGCCGGTCGCGTTGTCCCTGTTTTCTGCGACGGGGGCACCGGCGGGTCGGCGCGCGGCCTGGGGCGCGGCCGAGGATAGCGATGCGGCGTCGGAACTCGTCGACCTGATCGCGAGCCCCGACGCCATTCCCCTCCGGCGGTTCGACGACCCGCTGACGGTCTCGCTCAAGGACTCCCGGCTCCTCTCCCAGGCCCCGTGGGTGCGGACGCTCGGGCGCGTGGAAATGACCGTCACGACGGAGGGGTGGAAGTTCCCTTCGCCGCCGCCGGAATTCGACAAGCCGCCGGCACGGCCCGAGAAGCCCGTGGTCGAGGGCCGGCAGGTGGTCGATCTGCCGACGCTGCCGGACCCGAACGACCCCGAAGCCAAGAAGAAAGAGCGGGTGCGCACCCGGCCGACCTCGGACACGGTCCTGTTCAAGGACCGGCTCCTGTACTTACTTCAACCCCCACTCGACGGCCTGTTCGACGGCCGCCAGCTTGAGGTTCCGTTCGAGCCGTTTCCGTATCAACTCGAAGGCATCGCGTTCCTGATGCCCCGGCACGGCGCGCTCCTCGCCGACGAGATGGGGCTCGGCAAGACCGCGCAATCGATTCTGGCACTCCGGCTGCTCTTCCACCAGGGCATCATCAAAAGCGGACTCCTGATCGCCCCCAAGCCGCTCATCCACAACTGGTCCCGCGAACTCAAACTCTGGGCACCCGACCTGCCGTTCGAGGTCTTCCCGAGCGACCCGGAACTGCGGAAGACGGCGTGGTTCGTGTCCAACTGCCCGCTCAAGCTCATTAACTACGAAGCGCTCACCCGCGACTCGGACGTCATCAACGACCCGCGCGTACACTTCGATGTCGTCCTGCTCGACGAGGCGCAGCGGATCAAAAACTACGGCTCGCGGACCGCGCAAGTGGTCCGGTCCGTCCGCCGGACGCGGAGCTGGGCGCTGTCCGGTACGCCGATCGAAAACCACCCGGACGACCTCATCAATATTTTCGCGTTCGTCGATCCGGGCCGCGTCCCGGCCGACACGCCGCCGAAACAGCTGGCGGCACTCACGAACGACAGCATCCTCCGGCGGACCAAGGACGACGTTCAGTCCGACATGCCGCCGAAGATGATCAAAGACCTGGAAGTGGAACTGCTGCCCGCTCAGCGAAGTGCGTACGACCTGGCCGAAAAGGACGGCGTGATCCGCCTGAACGAACTCGGGGACACGATCAACGTCCAGCACGTGTTCCAACTCGTCATGCGTCTCAAGCAGATTTGCAACTTCGACCCGCTGACGGGCGAGAGCGCCAAGCTCGTACAGCTCGTTCAAGACATGGAAGAGGTCGTCGCGAACGGGCGAAAGGCGATCATCTTCTCCCAGTGGGTCGAGCCGCTGCTGGTGATCGAAAAGGCCCTCGCGGCTTACGGGCCGCTCCAGTACCACGGCCGCATCCCCACCCAGCAGCGGACGCCGATCCTCGACCGGTTCAAGGCGGACCCGACCAAGCACGTACTTCTGATGAGTTACGGCAGCGGCAGCGTCGGGTTGAACTTGCAGTTCACGAACTACGTCTTCCTCTTCGACCGGTGGTGGAACCCGGCGATCGAGGACCAAGCGATCAACCGCGCGCACCGCATCGGCCAAAAGTACCCGGTCACCGTGACCCGGTTCCTGACCGAAAACACCATCGAGAAGCGCATCGCGGACGTGCTAGAAGCCAAGCGCAAGGTGTTCAACGACCTCATCGCCCAGGCCGACAAGCCGTCCAGCATCGGCCTCAACGAGGACGAAATCTTCGGCCTCTTCGACATTCGGGCGCGGCCGAAGCGGTAG
- a CDS encoding Gfo/Idh/MocA family protein, with amino-acid sequence MTTKHITRRSALKLGAAGLAAPFVYRAHAATAAPSETILHVSVGAGGMAASDIGSLTSSKHLKLVAVADVDAIRAAEMKKKHPDIKVYSDWREMFDKEKFDSVNVSTPDHMHAVPTMRAIRSGKQVYTQKPLTQTIYEARKLTEAAKDKKTVSQMGIQIHSSTEHRSVVATIHSGAIGKVKAVHSWSGKDWGDASPKPDRKDPVPPNLNWDLWLGVAADRPFIGGGYYHPGNWRKRLDFGTGTFGDMGCHILDPVFGSLGVGNPKSIKSVGDAPNAYNWGLHCEVEFVFPGTQYTTDTVALTWYNGNRRPPADVAALIKPHSVPGQGSIYIGTDGVMFSPYIGMPELMGAATGKKVETVQGDNHYHQWVDAARGAGKATAPFEYAGPLTEMVLLGCLSTRFPKTALEWDTAKMKVTNHEEANQYVRRTYRKGWEEEGF; translated from the coding sequence ATGACCACCAAACACATTACCCGCCGGTCCGCGCTGAAGCTCGGGGCCGCCGGGCTCGCCGCCCCATTCGTCTACCGCGCCCACGCCGCGACCGCCGCCCCGAGCGAAACGATTCTGCACGTCAGCGTCGGCGCCGGCGGGATGGCCGCGTCCGATATCGGGTCGCTCACCAGCAGCAAGCACTTGAAGCTCGTCGCCGTCGCGGACGTGGACGCGATCAGGGCCGCCGAGATGAAGAAGAAGCATCCCGACATCAAGGTCTATTCCGACTGGCGGGAGATGTTCGACAAGGAAAAGTTCGATTCGGTGAACGTGTCGACGCCCGACCACATGCACGCCGTCCCGACGATGCGGGCCATCCGTTCGGGCAAGCAGGTTTACACGCAGAAGCCGCTCACGCAGACGATCTACGAGGCCCGGAAACTGACCGAGGCCGCGAAGGATAAGAAGACCGTCTCCCAGATGGGCATCCAGATCCACTCGTCCACCGAACACCGGAGCGTCGTCGCGACGATCCACTCCGGCGCGATCGGCAAGGTCAAGGCGGTCCACTCGTGGAGCGGCAAGGACTGGGGCGACGCCTCCCCGAAGCCGGACCGCAAAGACCCGGTGCCGCCGAACCTGAACTGGGACTTGTGGCTCGGCGTCGCGGCCGACCGGCCGTTCATCGGCGGCGGGTACTATCACCCCGGCAACTGGCGGAAGCGACTCGATTTCGGCACCGGCACCTTCGGCGACATGGGCTGCCACATCCTCGACCCGGTGTTCGGCTCGCTCGGCGTGGGCAACCCGAAGTCGATCAAGTCGGTCGGCGACGCCCCGAACGCGTACAACTGGGGCCTCCACTGTGAGGTCGAGTTCGTGTTCCCCGGGACGCAGTACACGACCGACACGGTCGCGCTGACGTGGTACAACGGCAACCGCCGCCCGCCTGCCGACGTGGCCGCCCTGATCAAGCCCCACAGCGTACCGGGCCAGGGCTCGATCTACATCGGGACCGACGGCGTGATGTTTTCCCCGTACATCGGGATGCCGGAGTTAATGGGCGCCGCGACGGGGAAAAAAGTCGAAACCGTCCAGGGCGACAACCACTACCACCAGTGGGTCGACGCGGCCCGCGGGGCCGGCAAGGCGACCGCCCCGTTCGAATACGCCGGCCCGCTGACCGAGATGGTCCTGCTCGGCTGCCTCTCGACGCGGTTCCCGAAGACCGCCCTCGAATGGGACACGGCGAAGATGAAAGTGACCAACCACGAAGAAGCGAACCAGTACGTCCGCCGGACGTACCGCAAGGGGTGGGAAGAGGAAGGGTTCTAA
- a CDS encoding 3-keto-disaccharide hydrolase, giving the protein MMRRFLLSGPVAAAAIGIALATAGTTPAADEPTAPPKGFTPVFNGKDLDGWHGWAIHDKAANPYDMAKLDDEARAKKIEAWTADAKKHWTVENGELVNDGHGAYLATDKDYGDIELLIDYKTVPKADSGIYMRATPQVQIWDYTDKAKFNIGSDKGSGGLWNNSAGAPGKDPLVLADKAFGEWNHFRIIQVGARTTVYLNDKLVVNFARMENYWDRGQPLLKKAPILLQTHGGEIRWRNIYAREIPAAEANEMLAKHESEGFTSIFDGKTFDGWQGATANYEIVDGAVRCKPHKGGVLYTKEEYADFQVALEIKLPKNGNNGLGIRYPGGTGDGAYIGMCELQVLDDAYAGIDPRQAHGSAYGMVAAKRGFQRPIGEWNYQLVTVKGPTIKVELNGFLILDCDLSKVDKFMANSPHPGKDRKSGFFGFLGHNDPVEFRNVKIKKLETSAQ; this is encoded by the coding sequence ATGATGCGACGATTTCTTTTGTCCGGGCCCGTGGCCGCAGCCGCCATCGGCATCGCTCTCGCCACCGCCGGCACCACCCCGGCGGCCGACGAGCCGACCGCGCCGCCGAAGGGCTTCACACCCGTTTTCAACGGCAAAGACCTCGACGGTTGGCACGGCTGGGCGATCCACGACAAGGCCGCTAACCCTTACGACATGGCCAAGCTGGACGACGAAGCCCGCGCCAAGAAGATCGAAGCCTGGACCGCGGACGCCAAAAAGCACTGGACGGTCGAGAACGGCGAGTTGGTCAACGACGGCCACGGCGCCTACTTGGCCACCGACAAAGACTACGGCGACATCGAACTCCTGATCGACTACAAGACCGTGCCGAAAGCCGACAGCGGCATTTACATGCGGGCCACGCCGCAAGTCCAAATCTGGGACTACACGGACAAGGCCAAATTCAACATCGGATCTGACAAAGGCAGCGGCGGCCTGTGGAACAACAGCGCCGGCGCCCCGGGGAAAGACCCGCTCGTGCTGGCGGACAAGGCGTTCGGCGAGTGGAACCACTTCCGCATCATCCAGGTCGGGGCGCGAACGACGGTTTACCTGAACGACAAACTCGTCGTCAATTTCGCGCGGATGGAAAACTACTGGGACCGCGGCCAACCCCTTCTGAAAAAGGCCCCGATCCTGCTCCAGACGCACGGCGGGGAAATCCGCTGGCGGAACATTTACGCCCGCGAAATCCCGGCGGCCGAGGCGAACGAGATGCTGGCCAAGCACGAAAGCGAAGGCTTCACCTCGATCTTCGACGGCAAGACCTTCGACGGCTGGCAGGGCGCGACCGCGAACTACGAGATCGTCGACGGGGCTGTCCGCTGCAAGCCGCACAAAGGTGGTGTGCTGTACACCAAGGAAGAATACGCGGACTTCCAGGTCGCCCTGGAAATCAAGCTGCCCAAGAACGGCAACAACGGCCTCGGCATCCGCTACCCGGGCGGCACCGGCGACGGGGCCTACATCGGCATGTGCGAACTCCAGGTGCTGGACGACGCCTACGCCGGCATCGACCCCCGGCAGGCCCACGGGTCGGCTTACGGGATGGTCGCCGCCAAGCGCGGGTTCCAGCGGCCGATCGGCGAGTGGAACTACCAGCTCGTGACCGTGAAGGGGCCGACCATCAAGGTCGAACTCAACGGCTTCCTCATCCTCGATTGCGACCTCTCGAAAGTCGACAAGTTCATGGCCAACAGCCCGCACCCCGGCAAGGACCGCAAGAGCGGCTTCTTCGGGTTCCTGGGCCACAACGATCCGGTCGAATTCCGCAACGTGAAGATCAAGAAGCTGGAGACGTCCGCCCAGTAA
- a CDS encoding DUF1501 domain-containing protein produces MPSLPSRPFYACDGVSRREAIRVGGLGAFGLTLPGLLRARAAAGEVPTTSARRPKSCILLFLLGAPPQQETWDPKPDAPAEVRGDLGVIRSATPGLILGELMPKTARLTEKIAVLRAVQTNDNAHSSSGYYMTTGLPHAPQGVENAKPGAPNDWPAVGAVVRKFLRGSGTLPTAISLPEQAENDGNLTWPGQDAGFLGRAFDPWLLKCAPESARFELPGLDLPPDVPPVRFDARRSLLEQVGSHFDHIDRTGGPSSLHQSHARQAYDLIASRAARQAFDLNAEDPRLRDRYGRYRFGQSVLLARRLVEAGVPLVRVNWTRVPGALNNGHWDTHSKNTAALKQLMPLLDQTYSTLLEDLGDRGLLDDTLVIWAAEFGRTPKINGAAGRDHWGHVFSVALAGGGVRGGTVYGASDKIAAFPKDGIVRPQDLTATIFHTVGVPLDSEITDTLGRPLAVTRGEVIRQIM; encoded by the coding sequence ATGCCCTCGCTCCCGTCCCGCCCCTTCTACGCCTGCGATGGCGTGTCTCGCCGCGAGGCCATTCGCGTCGGCGGTCTCGGTGCCTTCGGTCTGACCTTGCCGGGCTTGCTCCGCGCCCGGGCCGCTGCCGGAGAAGTGCCCACGACTTCCGCGAGGCGGCCGAAATCGTGCATCCTGCTTTTCCTTCTGGGAGCCCCGCCCCAGCAAGAGACGTGGGACCCGAAGCCGGACGCCCCGGCCGAAGTGCGTGGCGACCTGGGCGTGATCCGGTCGGCCACGCCCGGCCTCATCCTCGGCGAGCTGATGCCAAAAACAGCCCGCCTGACGGAGAAAATTGCCGTCCTTCGTGCGGTCCAAACGAACGACAACGCGCACTCCTCCAGCGGCTACTACATGACCACCGGCTTACCGCACGCGCCGCAGGGCGTGGAGAATGCCAAGCCCGGGGCGCCGAACGACTGGCCGGCCGTGGGCGCGGTGGTGCGAAAATTCTTGCGTGGAAGCGGGACACTCCCGACAGCCATTTCCCTGCCGGAACAAGCCGAAAACGACGGCAATTTAACCTGGCCCGGCCAGGACGCGGGCTTCCTCGGCCGCGCGTTCGACCCCTGGCTGTTGAAGTGTGCGCCCGAGTCCGCCAGGTTTGAACTACCGGGGCTGGACCTTCCACCCGACGTTCCGCCGGTTCGGTTCGACGCCCGGCGGTCGCTCCTCGAACAAGTCGGCTCGCACTTCGATCACATCGACCGGACGGGCGGCCCGTCGAGTTTGCACCAGTCGCACGCCCGACAGGCTTACGACCTGATCGCGTCCCGCGCCGCCCGGCAGGCGTTCGACCTCAACGCCGAAGACCCGCGGCTCCGCGATCGCTACGGGCGGTATCGCTTCGGGCAGAGCGTTTTGCTCGCCCGGCGGTTGGTCGAAGCGGGCGTGCCGTTGGTGCGCGTCAACTGGACGCGGGTGCCCGGCGCGCTGAACAACGGACACTGGGACACGCACTCGAAAAACACCGCCGCTCTCAAACAGCTGATGCCTTTGCTCGACCAGACCTATTCCACGCTGCTCGAAGATCTCGGCGACCGCGGTCTACTCGACGACACGCTGGTCATCTGGGCGGCCGAGTTCGGCCGCACGCCGAAGATCAACGGGGCGGCCGGGCGGGACCACTGGGGGCACGTGTTTTCGGTCGCGCTGGCCGGGGGCGGAGTCCGCGGCGGAACGGTGTACGGGGCGTCGGACAAAATCGCCGCGTTTCCGAAAGACGGAATCGTGCGTCCCCAGGATTTGACGGCGACCATCTTCCACACTGTCGGCGTTCCGCTCGATAGCGAAATCACGGACACGCTCGGCCGCCCCCTCGCGGTCACAAGAGGCGAAGTGATCCGCCAGATCATGTAA
- a CDS encoding sodium:solute symporter family transporter, translating to MHQLSPLDLTIVAVYILGMTALGAWFTRSQKDLRTYFVGGRNVGWFLVFVSIVATETSAVTYLSVPGVGFNRNGGNLTFLQLSFGYIIGRCLIAWFLLPQFMRGDLFSGYQVLQERFGPAVQRVASGLFLVTRTVADGLRIFLTALLLQYVGWGVEVSILAVGFVTIVYTYLGGMKAVIWTDLIQFVIKIAGALLAGVFVLKLLPGGWGQFLADGEAAGKFKLLETTFDPVVPYNLWAGLVGGAVFSMASHGADQLMVQRYLCARSLGHARFALVLSGFTVLAQFLLFLAVGIGMYLLNEAGEFPLPDGVRNDEVFGLFIVTKLPTGVVGLLVAAVLAAAMSTLSSSLNSSANAIVTDFYRPLRPLHSELWYVRLSRIMTVVCGIIQMAVAFTAYRSGGSKSVVEQVLAVAGFTTGLLLGLFILGSLRRPVQSSAALVGMLCGFTAVLVVWLFSVFGSQLLAWPWYAPLGCGTTVLVAFVTQSLMTITSDGKSTDAHLSS from the coding sequence ATGCACCAACTCAGCCCGCTCGACCTCACCATCGTCGCCGTTTACATCCTGGGGATGACGGCACTCGGGGCGTGGTTTACCCGCTCGCAAAAGGATTTGCGGACGTATTTCGTCGGCGGGCGGAACGTCGGATGGTTCCTGGTGTTCGTTTCGATTGTGGCGACCGAGACGAGCGCGGTCACGTATCTCAGCGTCCCCGGCGTCGGCTTTAACCGCAACGGCGGCAACCTGACCTTTCTCCAGCTTTCTTTCGGCTACATCATCGGTCGTTGCCTGATCGCATGGTTCCTTTTGCCGCAGTTCATGCGGGGCGACTTGTTCAGCGGCTATCAGGTTCTTCAGGAGCGATTCGGCCCCGCCGTTCAGCGTGTTGCGAGCGGGCTCTTCCTCGTCACTCGTACCGTCGCCGACGGGTTGCGGATTTTCCTCACCGCGCTGTTGCTCCAATATGTCGGCTGGGGTGTCGAAGTGTCGATTTTAGCGGTGGGCTTCGTCACTATCGTCTACACCTACCTTGGCGGGATGAAAGCCGTAATCTGGACTGACTTGATCCAGTTTGTCATCAAGATCGCCGGGGCATTACTCGCCGGTGTGTTCGTGTTGAAGTTGTTACCCGGCGGTTGGGGTCAGTTCCTGGCCGATGGGGAAGCCGCCGGGAAGTTCAAACTTTTGGAGACGACCTTCGATCCTGTCGTGCCTTACAACTTGTGGGCCGGTTTGGTCGGTGGGGCTGTCTTTTCCATGGCCAGCCACGGTGCCGACCAACTGATGGTGCAGCGTTACCTGTGTGCCCGATCACTCGGCCACGCCCGGTTCGCGCTGGTCCTCAGTGGGTTCACCGTCCTGGCCCAGTTCCTGTTGTTTCTGGCCGTCGGGATCGGGATGTATTTACTGAACGAAGCCGGCGAATTTCCCCTCCCGGACGGCGTCCGGAATGACGAAGTCTTCGGGCTCTTCATCGTGACCAAACTGCCGACGGGGGTCGTGGGCCTATTGGTGGCGGCCGTCCTGGCTGCCGCTATGTCGACACTCTCGTCGTCACTCAACAGCTCCGCGAACGCCATCGTCACGGATTTTTACCGTCCGCTACGACCCCTGCATTCGGAATTGTGGTATGTTCGGCTTTCCCGGATCATGACTGTCGTCTGCGGGATCATTCAGATGGCTGTGGCATTTACCGCGTATCGATCCGGCGGTAGTAAAAGTGTCGTGGAGCAGGTTCTGGCTGTCGCCGGATTTACGACGGGCTTACTGTTAGGGCTGTTTATCCTGGGAAGTCTGCGTCGGCCGGTGCAGTCTTCCGCCGCTCTCGTCGGAATGCTTTGCGGCTTCACGGCCGTACTGGTCGTCTGGCTGTTCTCGGTGTTCGGCAGCCAGCTGTTAGCCTGGCCCTGGTACGCGCCGCTCGGTTGCGGAACAACTGTTCTGGTTGCCTTCGTCACTCAGTCATTGATGACGATAACGAGTGACGGGAAATCAACGGATGCTCATTTGAGTAGCTGA